Below is a genomic region from Neorhizobium galegae.
CATCGGCCTTGCTGCGATCCAGATCGGCGTGCCGCGCCGCTTGCTCGTCGTCGACATCGCACGTGAGGGTGAGGAAAAGCAGCCGCAGGTCTTCATCAATCCGGAGATCGTCAAATCCTCCGACGAGAGCTCCCTATACGAAGAGGGCTGCCTTTCCATTCCGGAATATTATGCCGAGGTGGAACGGCCGGCGACCGTCAGCGTCAAGCATCTCGGCCGCGACGGCAAGGAATATGTGGTAGAGGCCGATGGTCTGCTGGCCACCTGCCTGCAGCATGAGATCGATCACCTGAATGGCGTGCTTTTCATCGACCATATCTCCCGCCTGAAGCGTGAGATGGTGATCAAGAAATTCACCAAGGCTGCCAAGTCCAAGGTGGTCTGAACCGTCGCTCAGGCGATCCGGGTTAAGAAGGCGCGGTCTCTTGAGACGCGGAACGTCCATGTCTCTTCGCATCATCTTCATGGGAACCCCGGAATTTTCCGTGCCGACGCTCCAGAGCCTTAAGCATGGGGGCCACGAGATCGTCGCGGTCTACACCCAGCCGCCGCGCCCGGGTGGCCGCCGCGGGCTCGATCTGGTGAAGTCGCCGGTGCATCAGGCCGCCGAACTGCTGGGCATTCCCGTTTTGACGCCGGTGAATTTCAAGGATCCCGAGGAGCGCGAAAAATTCCGCGAGCTCAAGGCGGATGTTGCCGTCGTCGTCGCCTACGGCCTGCTGCTGCCGGAAGCGATCCTGACCGGAACGCATCTCGGCTGCTACAACGGCCACGCCTCGCTCCTCCCGCGCTGGCGCGGTGCCGCGCCTATCCAGCGAGCGATCATGGCAGGGGACAAGAAGACCGGCATGATGGTCATGCAGATGGAAAAGGGCCTCGATACCGGCCCCGTTGCGCTGACGAGAGAAGTGGAAATCGGCGAGGACATGACGGCGGGCGAACTGCACGACAAGCTGATGCTGGTCGGTGCCCGTGCCATGGTCGAGGCGATGGAAAAACTCGAAGCCAATGACCTGCCGCTGACGCCGCAATCGCCGGAAGGCGTGCTTTATGCCGCCAAGATCGACAAGGGCGAGACGCGCATCGATTTTTCAAAACCCGCAGATGATGTGCATAACCACATCCGCGGTCTGTCGCCTTTCCCGGGCGCATGGTTCGAGGCGGAAATCAACGGCAGGCTGGAGCGTGTGAAGGTTCTTCTGTCGGAAATCGGCGAAGGGCAGGGCGAACCCGGAACGGTTCTGGACGACGCACTGACCATTGCCTGCGGCGCGGGTGCGGTGCGGCTCCTCAAACTGCAGAAGGCCGGGGCGAAGCCTCTGGCGGCGGCAGAGTTCCTGCGCGGCACGCCGCTTGGGCCTGGCATGAGGCTCTCCTGATGCCGCGATTCCGCATGGCCGTCGAATATGACGGCACGCCCTATGTCGGCTGGCAGAAGCAGAAGAATGGCCACTCGGTACAGTCGGCGCTTGAAAATGCCATCCTGTCGTTGACCAAGGAGAGCGTCGTGGTCAAGGGCGCCGGCCGCACCGATTCCGGCGTTCATGCGCGCGGGCAGGTGGTGCATGTCGATCTCACGCGGTCGTGGCAGCCACACCGGCTGCGCGACGCGCTGAACGCCTATCTGGGCATGGCCAGGGAGAAAGTCGCCATCGTGAGCGTGCAGCTCGTCGATGATACGTTCGACGCCCGCTTTTCGGCTGTCCGGCGATATTATCTCTACCGTATCATTTCACGGGCCGGCCCGCTGGCGCTGGATGCGAAGCGCGCCTGGTGGGTCACCAAGGATCTGGATCATGAGGTCATGCATGCCGCCGCCCAGACGCTGGTCGGGAAGCACGATTTCACGACCTTTCGTTCGGTTCATTGCCAGGCGAAAAGCCCCGTCCGCACGCTGGACATGCTGGATGTCACGCGCAGCGGCGATCTGATCGAAATCCGCGCGACGGCACAGAGTTTCCTGCACAATCAGATACGTTCGCTCGCCGGCACGCTGAAACTCGCCGGCGAAGGCCGCATGACGCCGGCGGATGTCCGCGCAGCACTGGACGCCCGGGACCGCAAAGCCTGCGGGCCGGTGGCGCCGCCGGAGGGACTTTATTTCATGCGTGTCGATTATCCAGGCGACCCCGTAGAGCCCTGAAGGGCTGGCTTCGTCAGAGCGGGTAAATGCCGAGGAAGCGCTGCAGAGCTTCGGTCAGCAGCATGCTCGGCACGATCAGCACCAGCACCAGCGTGGTGATCATCAGCGGCTGCGGCCCGCAGATCATCCGCATCACCCGCGATACAGCGACGATCATGACGATCAGCAGTGCGAAATGGACAAGCGCAAGGATGGTGTCGAGGCTGGATGGCAACAGGAAGCGCAGGCTCAGCAGGCCGTAGAGATAGGCAAACGGAACCGAGAGCCAGTTGACGCTGACGACGACCGCCGGAAACTTTCGGGCAATGCCGAGAAGCGAGCAGAGCACGCCGGCAAGGATCAGCGGCACCAGCCAGTTGAAGATTTCCAGCATCGCCATGCGAACGAAGAAAATCCCGCCGATCCGGGCGCCCGGCGGCATGCCTTCGAGCAGATAGTCGCGCCACCACAGCCACGAGATGAACGCACCCGGCAGGCACCAGACGAACGCCCAGAACGAGCGCATCATGCCGCGATCGGAAATGTCGAGCAGGCGAAAACCTTGCGCATCGCCGCGGATCAGCAGCCAGAGACCGCTCAGGTAAAGTCGGACTTCAGGATAGGAGGGCAAGGTTGCCTCCCCGCAAAACGGCGAAATCACGCATCAGGTTAACGAAACCCCCATGATATTCTCCAGTTCGCGCACGACAATGACCTCCGCCAGAGCCACGAGCCCCAGGGTCGCAATTCGAATTATCACCGGGCCACCCATGACGGTTCTCAGAATGCACCACATAAGAAGAAGGGCGGCGATCAGAAGGGTTGCTGCCAGCGCGATCACGCCATAGCTGGCAAGGGCGCCATGCTGATCGGAAAGGAAGGCGACAGGCGCCAGAACGACATAGGTCGCATAGGCGAGCGGAACGGTAAACCAGTTGCGCACCACGATCAGAATCCGCACGAGCGGCATGAAGCGCAGAATGAAGCCGAGGACGATGAGCGCCACGGTCGGCACGATCCATTGGGCCGCTTCGAGGACCAGCATCTTCAGGAAAAAGATAAAGGAATAGTCCTCTCGTTGAGGGAAATGGCGAAGGTACTCCATCCGCTGGAAGATCCAGCCGACAACGAGTGCCGGCGCGCACCAGGCGACTGCCCAGAACGAACGCAACACGCCCTCGTCCGAAATGTCGAACGGCCGCAAACCGCGCGCATCGCCGCGGATCAGCAGCCAGAGGCCGCCGAGGTAGAGCCTGACTTCATGATAGGAGGGCATTATCGAACCAGCGGGAGATGAAGGTCCCATAGATTTGGGTAAGCGTTTCCAGATCGGCAAGGGCCACGCGCTCGTCGATCATGTGCATGGTCTGGCCGACCAGACCGAATTCGACGACGGGGCAATAATCCTTGATGAATCGGGCATCCGACGTGCCGCCGGTGGTGGAAAGCTTCGGCACCTTGCCGGTCACGCTCTCGACTGCGCCGGAAAGCGACGCGATCAGAGCGTTGTTGCGTGTCAGGAACACGTGGCTTGGGCGTTCCGCCCAGATGATCTCGTAACGCGCCGGTTCCCGATCCGGGCGAAGCGGGCTGCCGATCGCCGCCGCATCCAGCCGTCGGACGATCTCAGCCTTGACGGTATCGGCCGTCCAGGTGTCGTTGAAACGGATGTTGAAAGCGAAGGTAGCTTTTGCCGGAATGACGTTGGTCGCCGGATTGCCGACATCGATGGACGTCACTTCCAGGTTGGAGGCCGGGAATTCCGCCGTGCCGCCGTCGAAGGATGGGTTCATCAGCACTGACGCGAGCGGCAGCAGGCCGCGCACCGGATTGTCGGCCAGATGCGGATAGGCCGCGTGGCCCTGGACGCCGAAGACAGTGACCTTGCCGGAGACCGAACCGCGACGGCCGATCTTAATCATGTCGCCGAGCACATCGGGATTGGTCGGCTCGCCGACCAGGCAGGCATCCCAGGCCTCGCCCCGTTCAGCGGCCCATTTCAGCAGCTTCTCGGTCCCGTTGACGGCAGGGCCTTCCTCGTCGCCTGTGATCAGGAACGAAATAGAACCTTTTGGCGCGCCGTGTTGCTCGATGTGGCGGGCGACGGCGGCGACGAAACAGGCGATACCGCCCTTCATGTCCACCGCGCCGCGGCCGAACAATTCATTGCCGACAATCTCGCCGGCAAACGGCGGCCGGCTCCATGACGTTTCATCTCCCGGCGGCACCACGTCCGTATGGCCGGCGAACATCAGATGCGGCGCATCGGTGCCAAGCCGGGCATAGAGGTTCTCGATGTCCGGCATGCCGGGCTCCGTCGCCACCATGCGCTCGACCTTGAAACCGAGCGGAAGCAGCATGGCCTCCAGCGCTGCCAGCGCGCCGCCCTCGGCGGGTGTCACCGAAGGGCAGCGGATGAGCGTCTGGAGATTGGCGATGGGATCGGCACTGGACATTGGATGGGATCAGTCGCGCAGCAGTTCGTTGATGCCGGTCTTGGAACGGGTCTTTTCATCGACGCGCTTGACGATCACGGCGCAATAGAGGCCGGGGCCCGGCTCGCCGTTCGGGAACGGTTTGCCCGGCAGCGTGCCGGCGACGACCACCGAGTAGGGCGGCACTTCGCCATAGCTGATCTCACCTGTCGCGCGGTCGACGATCTTGGTCGATTTGCCGATGAACACGCCCATGCCGAGCACTGAACCCTGGCGGACGATGCAGCCTTCGACCACTTCCGAGCGGGCGCCGATGAAGCAATTGTCTTCGATGATGGTCGGGCCGGCCTGCATCGGCTCAAGCACGCCGCCGATGCCGACGCCGCCGGAAAGATGCACGTGCTTGCCGATCTGGGCGCAGGAACCGACAGTCGCCCAGGTGTCGACCATGGTGCCTTCATCGACATAGGCGCCGAGGTTGACGAAGGAGGGCATCAGGACGACGTTTTTGGCGATATAGGCCGAGCGACGCGCGACCGCGTTCGGCACGGCACGGAATCCGGCAGCACGGAACTCGCTCTCCCCCCAGTTCTCGAACTTGGAGGGCACCTTGTCCCACCAGGTGGAGGCGCCGGGACCGTTCTTGACTACTTCCATGTCGTTGAGGCGGAAGGACAGCAGAACGGCCTTCTTCAGCCACTGGTGCACGGTCCAGGTTCCGTCTTCGCCCCGGCTTGCAACCCGCGCCTTACCGCTGTCCAGCAGGTTGAGCGCCTCTTCGACCGCGCCGCGAATCTCTCCCTTGGTCGAAACCGTTACGGTGTCGCGGTTGTCGAAGGCGGTCTCGATGGTCTTTTCGAGGGAAGAGTAGTCGGGGCTGCTCATGGGAAATCCTTAAACGTCACTCTGTATCGTGATGGTGGGAGAGGTGGCCATTTGGTGTCTTTTGATCTAAGCGACCGCCACTCAAGCGTCAATGTGAATTGGCGTCAATGCATTTGACGCCGGAAGGATCATGCGAATGGCAAAGGCGAAGAAGGATGGCCCGCGAGGCAAGGACGGGGCCTGGGATCCGCTCAAGGACAACAAGGCGGACAAAAACGACGCCGCAGTCCAGCCGAGGACGCCGCAGACGGAATCGCACTCCTATCGCCTCGCCTATGCGGATGACGAGTTTCTCAGCCGCGAAGAGCTCCGCCCTGTCCGTCTCCAACTCGAGCTGATGAAGACGGAAATGGCGCTCGCCGAGCGCGGCATCAGATCGACCGTGGTCCTGTTCGGCGGCGCGCGCATCCCGGCGCCCGGCCAGAGCGCCTGGGCCGCCCGCAACGATACGCAGCGCCAGAACCTCGAAGCGGCTTCCGTCTATTACGAGGAAGCGCGCAGGTTCGCCGCCCTCTGCGGAAGACATTCCGCAAGCTACAATCATCAGGAATATGTTGTCGTGACCGGCGGCGGGCCGGGCGTCATGGAGGCCGGCAACCGTGGTGCGGCTGACGCCGGCGCGCCGAGCATCGGCCTCAACATCATGCTGCCCCACGAGCAGGCCCCGAACCGCTACGTAACGCCGGAACTCAGCTTCAACTTCCATTATTTCGCCATCCGCAAGATGCATTTCATGATGCGGGCCAAGGCGGTCGTCGTTTTCCCCGGCGGGTTCGGCACGCTGGACGAAATGTTCGAGGCGCTGACCCTCATTCAGACCAAGCGCATGGAGCGCATGCCGCTGATCCTGTTCAGCGAGGCCTTCTGGCGCGGCATCATCAATTTTGGCGCGCTCGCGGAATTCGGGACGATCGCTCCGGACGACCTCAATCTCATCAATTTCGTGGAGACCGCGGAAGAGGCGTGGAAGATCATCTCG
It encodes:
- the truA gene encoding tRNA pseudouridine(38-40) synthase TruA — translated: MPRFRMAVEYDGTPYVGWQKQKNGHSVQSALENAILSLTKESVVVKGAGRTDSGVHARGQVVHVDLTRSWQPHRLRDALNAYLGMAREKVAIVSVQLVDDTFDARFSAVRRYYLYRIISRAGPLALDAKRAWWVTKDLDHEVMHAAAQTLVGKHDFTTFRSVHCQAKSPVRTLDMLDVTRSGDLIEIRATAQSFLHNQIRSLAGTLKLAGEGRMTPADVRAALDARDRKACGPVAPPEGLYFMRVDYPGDPVEP
- the dapE gene encoding succinyl-diaminopimelate desuccinylase, giving the protein MSSADPIANLQTLIRCPSVTPAEGGALAALEAMLLPLGFKVERMVATEPGMPDIENLYARLGTDAPHLMFAGHTDVVPPGDETSWSRPPFAGEIVGNELFGRGAVDMKGGIACFVAAVARHIEQHGAPKGSISFLITGDEEGPAVNGTEKLLKWAAERGEAWDACLVGEPTNPDVLGDMIKIGRRGSVSGKVTVFGVQGHAAYPHLADNPVRGLLPLASVLMNPSFDGGTAEFPASNLEVTSIDVGNPATNVIPAKATFAFNIRFNDTWTADTVKAEIVRRLDAAAIGSPLRPDREPARYEIIWAERPSHVFLTRNNALIASLSGAVESVTGKVPKLSTTGGTSDARFIKDYCPVVEFGLVGQTMHMIDERVALADLETLTQIYGTFISRWFDNALLS
- the dapD gene encoding 2,3,4,5-tetrahydropyridine-2,6-dicarboxylate N-succinyltransferase is translated as MSSPDYSSLEKTIETAFDNRDTVTVSTKGEIRGAVEEALNLLDSGKARVASRGEDGTWTVHQWLKKAVLLSFRLNDMEVVKNGPGASTWWDKVPSKFENWGESEFRAAGFRAVPNAVARRSAYIAKNVVLMPSFVNLGAYVDEGTMVDTWATVGSCAQIGKHVHLSGGVGIGGVLEPMQAGPTIIEDNCFIGARSEVVEGCIVRQGSVLGMGVFIGKSTKIVDRATGEISYGEVPPYSVVVAGTLPGKPFPNGEPGPGLYCAVIVKRVDEKTRSKTGINELLRD
- a CDS encoding LOG family protein gives rise to the protein MAKAKKDGPRGKDGAWDPLKDNKADKNDAAVQPRTPQTESHSYRLAYADDEFLSREELRPVRLQLELMKTEMALAERGIRSTVVLFGGARIPAPGQSAWAARNDTQRQNLEAASVYYEEARRFAALCGRHSASYNHQEYVVVTGGGPGVMEAGNRGAADAGAPSIGLNIMLPHEQAPNRYVTPELSFNFHYFAIRKMHFMMRAKAVVVFPGGFGTLDEMFEALTLIQTKRMERMPLILFSEAFWRGIINFGALAEFGTIAPDDLNLINFVETAEEAWKIISDFYDIEK
- the fmt gene encoding methionyl-tRNA formyltransferase, with amino-acid sequence MSLRIIFMGTPEFSVPTLQSLKHGGHEIVAVYTQPPRPGGRRGLDLVKSPVHQAAELLGIPVLTPVNFKDPEEREKFRELKADVAVVVAYGLLLPEAILTGTHLGCYNGHASLLPRWRGAAPIQRAIMAGDKKTGMMVMQMEKGLDTGPVALTREVEIGEDMTAGELHDKLMLVGARAMVEAMEKLEANDLPLTPQSPEGVLYAAKIDKGETRIDFSKPADDVHNHIRGLSPFPGAWFEAEINGRLERVKVLLSEIGEGQGEPGTVLDDALTIACGAGAVRLLKLQKAGAKPLAAAEFLRGTPLGPGMRLS
- the def gene encoding peptide deformylase, with product MTIKPLIILPDPILRQLSKPIERVDAELLTLADDMLETMYDAPGIGLAAIQIGVPRRLLVVDIAREGEEKQPQVFINPEIVKSSDESSLYEEGCLSIPEYYAEVERPATVSVKHLGRDGKEYVVEADGLLATCLQHEIDHLNGVLFIDHISRLKREMVIKKFTKAAKSKVV